Below is a window of Prunus persica cultivar Lovell unplaced genomic scaffold, Prunus_persica_NCBIv2 scaffold_13, whole genome shotgun sequence DNA.
GGTTACGAAAGTTTGTTTACACGTCTGCCATGACCTCATTTGTTTTCTGGGGTGCCCCCACATTTGTGTCAGTGGTCACGTTCGTTGCTTGCATGCTTTTGGGGATCCCACTTGAGTCGGGGAAGATCTTATCTGCACTTGCAACATTCAGGATTCTTCAAGAGCCTATCTACGGTCTTCCAGACTTAATTTCAATGATAGCACAAACTAAGGTATCCCTTGATAGAATTGCATCATTCCTTAGTCTTGATGACTTGCCTCCTGACGTTATAGAGAACCTTCCAAGAGGTAGTTCTGATACAGCAATTGAGATAGTCGATGGGAATTTCTCTTGGGATTTATCATCCCCTAGTCCAACATTGAAGGATCTAAATTTCAAAGTGAGCCAAGGTATGAGGGTTGCTGTTTGTGGTACTGTTGGCTCAGGCAAGTCTAGCTTACTTTCTTGTATTCTGGGAGAAGTTCCGAAGATATCGGGGACTCTTAAAATGTGTGGGACAAAGGCCTATGTTTCTCAGTCACCGTGGATACAGAGTGGCAAGATAGAGGAAAACATATTGTTTGGTCAAGAGATGGACAGAGAAAGATATGAGAGGGTGCTTGAAGCATGTTCATTAAAGAAGGACCTGGAAATTCTATCGTTTGGTGATCAGACAATTATAGGGGAGAGGGGAATCAATTTAAGTGGTGGACAGAAGCAAAGAATACAAATTGCACGTGCTCTGTATCAAGACGCTGATATTTATCTGTTTGATGATCCTTTTAGCGCTGTTGATGCTCATACAGGATCACACCTTTTTAAGGTATTTCATTTCCCTCTTGTAGTGTGATTACATCTAGTTTAAATTGAGTATCCAAACTTATTTACATCATAGAATTACTGGCATCCGTAAAATTGACAGTtcattattaatttgtttgcttGATAATTGCACTACAGGAATGCTTGCTGGGTCTCTTGGGTTCAAAAACAGTAATCTTTGTTACTCATCAAGTGGAGTTCTTACCTGCTGCTGACCTCATCTTGGTAAAAAATCCAGAGCTTTTCTTAGAATTTTAATCTATAAGATATGTTATTATCTAGTTAGTATCTGTCTGCTTAAACTTATTTGTTTGTCATTAGGTCATGAAAGACGGAAGGATTACTCAAGCAGGAAAGTTCAATGACATTCTTAATTCAGAAACTGATTTTATGGAACTTGTGGGAGCACACGCGGAAGCTTTGTCCGTGCTTAATTCTGCAGAGGTGGAGCCAGTAGAAAAAATAAGCGTTAGCAAAGAAGATGGAGAATTTGCTAGTACTAGTGGGGTTGTCCAAAACGTAGAAGACACTGATGTTCAAAATTCTAAAACAGATGATTTACCAAAAGGGCAGCTTGttcaagaagaagagagagagaaaggtagAGTTGGGTTGTCAGTCTACTGGAAGTACATCACCACAGCATACGGAGGTGCTCTTGTTCCGTTTATCTTGCTTGCACAGGTTCTCTTTCAGGTCCTTCAAATTGGAAGCAATTACTGGATGGCTTGGGCAACTCCTGTTTCAGAGGATGTGAAACCTGCTGTTGAAACCTCTACACTTCTAACTGTTTATGTTGCTTTGGCCGTTGGAAGTTCTTTTTGTATCCTCTTCAGATCCATGTTTCTTGCAACAGCTGGGTACAGGACAGCCACTCTACTCTTTAGTAAAATGCATTCATGCGTTTTCCGTGCTCCCATGTCTTTCTTTGATGCCACTCCAAGTGGACGAATCCTAAACAGAGTaagcaaaatatatttctaataTAGTGCCTTATTGGGATATTCAAAGAGAATTAGATGCTTTAAACAGCTACCACTCCCTCTGCTGCTGTACTGAATGCAGTAATCTCATCAATGTGGCTAATTGATTTCTTGCAGGCTTCTACAGACCAAAATGTAGTGGACTTGAACATGCCGGGTCAAATTGGGGCCCTTGCCAACTCATTGATCCAGCTTCTGGGAATTATTGCAGTGATCTCGCAAGTTGCTTGGcaggttttcatcatttttatCCCTGTGATTGCAATCTGTATCTGGTTACAGGTAACGCTTCTTTGTCCTACTGCTTCTATCTTATATGTTGTATCAATACATGAATTTCCACATGAAATCTAACATGGAAATGTTAATGTCCCTTTAGTGTTAATTCTTTGTTGATCATGCACTGTTGATGCTCGTTATTCATTCCTATACATGCTCTACCTTCTATTTGATGTGGAACTGAGGAACTTGGCTTCCTTATTGACACAAAAGTTCACTAAGTTGATACATTAACATTTTCTTCCACCTTTTTCCGCTACAGTTCTTAGAAACTTCTAAATTGGCACAACATGGAACAAGATTGACAATATGAATCCATATAACAAACCTAACTCCTATTACAGCCAGCAATCTATATGAACTATGTTAAATGTGAAGAAAGATGCT
It encodes the following:
- the LOC18784540 gene encoding ABC transporter C family member 3, with the protein product MTSFVFWGAPTFVSVVTFVACMLLGIPLESGKILSALATFRILQEPIYGLPDLISMIAQTKVSLDRIASFLSLDDLPPDVIENLPRGSSDTAIEIVDGNFSWDLSSPSPTLKDLNFKVSQGMRVAVCGTVGSGKSSLLSCILGEVPKISGTLKMCGTKAYVSQSPWIQSGKIEENILFGQEMDRERYERVLEACSLKKDLEILSFGDQTIIGERGINLSGGQKQRIQIARALYQDADIYLFDDPFSAVDAHTGSHLFKECLLGLLGSKTVIFVTHQVEFLPAADLILVMKDGRITQAGKFNDILNSETDFMELVGAHAEALSVLNSAEVEPVEKISVSKEDGEFASTSGVVQNVEDTDVQNSKTDDLPKGQLVQEEEREKGRVGLSVYWKYITTAYGGALVPFILLAQVLFQVLQIGSNYWMAWATPVSEDVKPAVETSTLLTVYVALAVGSSFCILFRSMFLATAGYRTATLLFSKMHSCVFRAPMSFFDATPSGRILNRASTDQNVVDLNMPGQIGALANSLIQLLGIIAVISQVAWQVFIIFIPVIAICIWLQQYYIPSARELARLVGVCKAPVIQHFAETISGSTTIRSFNQESRFRDTNMKLMDGYGRPNFHTVAAREWLCFRLDMLSSITFGFCLVFLISIPAGVIDPGVAGLTVTYGLNLNTLLAWFIWNLCNVENRIISVERLLQYTTIPSEPPLVIESNQPDRSWPLRGKVDIHDLQVRYAPHMPLVLRGITCTFPGGMKTGIVGRTGSGKSTLIQTLFRIVDPASGQILIDGIDISSIGLHDLRSRLSIIPQDPTMFEGTVRSNLDPLEEYTDEQIWEALDKCQLGDEVRRKDGKLDATVSENGENWSMGQRQLVCLGRVLLKKSKVLVLDEATASVDTATDNLIQQTLRQHFTDCTVITIAHRITSVLDSDMVLLLSHGLIDEYDSPATLLENKSSSFAQLVAEYTMRSNSSFE